GGCAACCAGCAGAAGGTCGTGCTGGGCAAGTGGCTCGCGACGGACCCGGATGTGCTCATCATCGACGAGCCCACGCGCGGCATCGACGTGGGGACCAAGGCCGAGGTGCACCGCCTGCTGTCGCAGCTCGCCCAGCAGGGCATGGCGATCCTCATGATCTCCTCCGAGCTGCCCGAGGTGCTCGGGATGGCCGACCGCGTGCTGGTGATGCGCGAGGGCCGGATCACGGGCGAGTTCGCGCGCGAGGACGCGACGCCCGAGAACGTGATGCGGGCCGCGACGGCCGAGGCGACGGAGGGCGTGCGATGAACGGCGTGCTGGGGCGCATCCTGACCGCGCGCGAGACGGGCATCGTGCTCGCGCTGCTGATCGTCATCGCGGTCGCGACGGCCGCGAACCGCTCGTTCGTGTTCTCGGGCGACGGCTGGCGCGACCTGCTGCTGACGCCGTCGCTGCTGCTGCTCGTGGCCGTGGGCCAGGCGGTCGTCATCATCACGCGCAACGTCGACCTGTCGGTCGGCTCGGTCGTCGGCCTCACGGCCTACCTGACGGGCCGCCTCTTCATCGACCTGCCGGGCGTCTCGCCGATCCTCGTGTTCGCCGCCGGACTGGGACTGGGCGCGCTGCTCGGTCTCGTCAACGGCGCGCTGGTCGCGTTCGCGAAGGTCCCCGCGCTCGTCATCACGCTCGGCACGATGTACGTCTATCGCGGCATCAACATCGCGTGGACGGGGAGTGACCGGATCAACGCGTCGGACCTGCCGCGCGGCTTCCGCGACCTCGGCACAGGCGGGCTGATCGGCATCCCCTACCTCACGCTCATCGCGGTGCTCGTGCTCGTCGTGGCGGGCTGGTATCTCGCCACCCGGCGCTCCGGGCGGGAACTGTACGCGATCGGATCCGACCCCGCGGCCGCGCACCTGTACGGCCTGCCCGTGACCCGGCGGATCCTCGTCGCCTTCGTCGCGTCGGGTGCGCTGTCGGGCTTCGCGGGCGTGCTGTTCGCCGCCCGCTACGGCACGGTCGCATCCAACGCGGGCTACGGCTGGGAGCTGCAGGCGATCGGCGCCGCGGTGATCGGCGGCGTGGCGATCGCGGGCGGCGTCGGCACTGTGTGGGGCGCGGCCATCGGGGCGTTCCTGCTGCTCACCATCAACCGCGCGCTTCCCATCATCGGGATCGACGACTTCTGGCAGCAGGCCGTCGTCGGCGCCCTGATCATCGGCGCGATCGTGCTGGACCGCGTGCTCGCCGTGCGCCGCCACCGACGACTCGTCGCCCAGCGAGAGGAGCAGCGATGACCGTCACGAGCGACGCCACCACCGTCGTGACCACCCGGACCCCCGCGCACGCGCATCCGTTCTGGCGCCGCTGGCTGCTCACGCGCGAGGCGACGATCATCGCGCTGCTCGTGCTCGTCGTCGCGGTCTCGTTCGCGATCGTGCCCAACTTCGACAGCCCGCTGACGCTCACGTACCTGCTGCGCGACACCGCGCCGATCCTGCTGATCGCACTGCCGATGACGCTCATCATCGTGACCGAGGAGATCGACCTGTCGGTCGCGAGCATCCTGGGCCTGTCGAGCGTGCTGACCGGCGTGCTGACGGCCGCCGGCACGCCGTTCCCCGTCGCGGCGATCGTCGCGATCGTCGCCGGCGCCGTGTGCGGCGTGATCAACGGCTTCCTCGTCACCGTCGTGGGGCTGCCCTCGCTCGCCGTCACGATCGGCACGCTCGCGCTGTTCCGCGGCATCGCGGTGGGACTGCTCGGCACGACGGCGATCACCGAGTTCCCCGAGTTCTGGACGGACCTCGCGAAGGCCCTGATCCCCGGCACCCCGATCCCCGTCATCATGATCCCGTTCGCGCTGCTGGCGCTCGCGTTCGCGATCCTGCTGCATTTCACGCCGCTCGGTCGCGCGCTGTACGCGATCGGGCTGAGCAAGGAGACCGCGCACTTCTCCGGCATCGACGTCGCGCGCACGAAGTTCACGCTGTTCGTGCTGAGCGGCGCCGTGTCGGGCTTCGCGGGCGTCTACTTCACGCTGCTGTACAGCAACGCGCGCGGCGACAACGCGACCGGGCTCGAGCTGCAGGTCATCGCGGCCGTGCTGCTCGGCGGCGTGTCGATCTTCGGCGGCCGCGGAGCGCTGCACGGCGTGATCGCGGGCGTGCTGCTGATCGGCACGCTCGGCAGCGCCCTGCGCCTGGCGGGCGTCAGCGGCGAGGTCATCAACATCATCACGGGCGTGCTGCTCATCCTGTCCGTCGTCTCGGCGTCCGTGCTCGCCTGGGCACGCGGCCGGCGTTTCGCCGCGATCGGGCGTCGGCGCCTGCGACGCACCTAGTCCCTCACCACCCTGCAAGAACGAAGGAAGGCAACAACGATGTTCACGTTCCGCAAGTCCCGCGCCCTGCTGGGCGCCGCGGCGCTCACGATCGGCGTCGCGCTGGTCGCCACCGGATGCTCCGGCGGCGGCAACACCGGAGCCACCGAGGGCGGGGGAGGAGGCGGTGGCGAAGGCGAAGCCACCACCGTCACCTTCCTGCCCAAGAACCTCGGCAACCCGTACTTCGACACCTCCAGCCAGGGCGGCATGGCCGCCGTGGAGGAGTTCGGCGGCACGTTCGAGGAGGTCGGCCCGACCGAGGCGAGCCCCACCTCGCAGGTGCAGTACATCCAGACCGCCGCGCAGCAGGGCGTCAACGCGCTCGTGGTGTCGGCGAACGACCCGAGCGCGCTGTGCGACGCGCTCGAGGAGGCGCGTGCCGCCGGCACGAAGATCGTCACGTTCGACTCCGACACCGACCCGAGTGCCGCGACCTGTTCATCAACCAGGCCACCGCCGAGGGCATCGCCAAGACGCAGGTCGACCTGATCGCCGAGCAGATCGGCGGCGAGGGCGAGATCGCGATCCTGTCGGCGTCGGCCAACGCGACGAACCAGAACGCGTGGATCGAGCTGATGCAGACCGAGCTCGAGGAGAACCACCCCGACATCGAGCTCGTCGACACGGTGTACGGCGACGACGACGACCAGAAGTCGTTCGACCAGACGGCGGCCCTGCTGCAGTCGCACCCCGACCTGAAGGGCATCATCTCGCCCACCACGGTCGGGATCGCGGCCGCGGCGCGCTACCTGTCGACCTCGGAGTTCAAGGGCGAGGTCGCACTGACCGGCCTCGGCACGCCGAACCAGATGCGCGAGTACGTCGAGGACGGCACGGTCACGGCGTTCGCGCTGTGGAACCCGGAGGACCTCGGCTACCTCGCCGCGTTCGCCGCCCAGGCGCTCGTCGACGGCACGATCACGGGCGAGGCCGGTGACACGTTCGAGGCCGGCGACCTCGGCCAGTTCGAGGTCGGCGAGGACGGCGTCGTGCTGCTGGGCGACCCGTTCGTGTTCGACGCGGACAACATCGGCGACTTCGACTTCTGATCGAACGCCAGGAGCCCGGCCCCGTTCGGGGGCCGGGCTCCTTCGCGTGTGCGAGACCTCATCCCCGGCACGGGACATCACCGTGCGGCGATGCCCCGGCGGGCGGCTGAGGTCTCGCGGATGCCGGATCGCGCTAGCCTGCGGACAGGTTCACAACGGGAGGGGGCGCCGTGCTCGCACTGTCTTCGGTCGACCCGGAGGACATCATCGGACCGCTCGCGGGCTTCAGCGTGCTGGCGGTCCTCGTCGGCATCGTGATGTACCTCGGGATGCTCGCGCTGATGCTCTGGCTGTTCTACCTGGTCATCCGCACGGCCGTGAAGAACGGCATCCTCAAGGCCGACGAGGAGCGCGCGGCCCGCGGCTTCGCCGCGGGTCCTCTCGCTTCGCACATCCCGCCGGACGGCCGCGCCGGCTACGGCCCGCCCGTCCCGTAGGGATCCCGCGCGAGACCTCACGCGCACGACGAGACATCGCCGTGCGGTGAGGTCTCGTACCGCGGATGAGGTCTCGCGGCGGGGAGGATCAGCGCGCGGTGCCGGGCGCGCTGGCGCGGCGCGGGCCGCGCCGGCGCTGCGGCGCGGGGGCTCCGGAGGAGCCGCCGTGCGCCGGACGCTGCGGCGCCTGGCCGGTCGACGTGCTGTACATCGGCGTGGCGCCGGCCGCGCGGGGCTGACTGGAGCGCTGTCCGCCCTGGCCGCCCTGGCCGCGGCGCTGACCGCCGCCTCCCTGGCGCTGACCCTGGGCCTGGCGCTGCTCGCCGCCGCCCGAACCGCCGTTGCCGCCGCGGGCCGCGCGCTTGCGGCGCGCGTTGGCGCCCTGCGACTGGCCGCCGCCCGTCGAGCCCTCGGCCGGGGCGTTGCCCGCGCCGGGGCCGCCCGGACGCGGCGCGACCCGCTCGGCGACCTCGCCCACCAGCGCCACGACCTGCGTGCTCGCCGGCGTGACCGACTGCGGCCTGGCCTGGATCGCGGCGCGGCGCAGCAGGATCTCGGTGTCCTTGCGCTGCGACGGCAGCATGAGCGTCACCACGTCGCCGGCCGCGCCCGCGCGCGCCGTGCGGCCCGAGCGGTGCAGGTACGCCTTGTGCTCGGCGGGCGGGTCGACGTGGACCACGAGGTCGATGCCGTCCACGTGCACGCCGCGCGCCGCGACGTCCGTCGCCACGAGCACCTTCACGGCGCCCGACGCGAAGTCGGCGAGGTTGCGGTCCCGCGCGTTCTGCGACAGGTTGCCGTGCAGGTCCACGGCGGGGATGCCGCCGCTCGTCAGCTGCCGGGCGAGCTTCTTCGCCTGGTGCTTGGTGCGGGTGAACAGGATGCGCCGGGCGGTGCCCGACGCGAGCGTCTTGACGAGCTCGGTCTTGGCCTCGGGCGACGCGGCCTCGAACACGTGGTGCGTCATGTCTGCCACGGGCGACTCGGCCGAGTCGATCGCGATGTTCTCGGGGTTCGGCAGGAAGCGCTTGACGAGCTTGTCCACGCCGTTGTCGAGCGTCGCCGAGAAGAACAGGCGCTGGCCGTCGGCCGGAGTCTTCGACAGGATGCGCGTGACGCCGGGCAGGAAGCCCAGGTCGGCCATGTGGTCGGCCTCGTCGAGCACGGTGACGGCGACGCGGTCGAGACGCACGACGCCCTGACCCATGAGGTCCTCGAGGCGGCCGGGGCATGCCACGACGATGTCGACGCCGCGCGCGAACGCGGCCTCCTGCGGCTTCTGCGAGACGCCGCCGAACACGGTCGTGACGCTCAGGCCCGCGGCCTTGGCGAGCGGCTCGACCGTGCGGGTGATCTGGGTGGCGAGCTCGCGCGTGGGGGCGAGCACGAGGGCGACGGGCGAGCCGGCGCGGCCGGAGAGGCGCGCGGCGGCGAGCCGCGCGACGAGCGGGATCGCGAACGCGAGCGTCTTGCCCGAGCCGGTCTTGCCGCGGCCGAGCACGTCGCGTCCCGCGAGGGTCGACGGCAGCGTCTCGCGCTGGATGGGGAAGGGGGTCGGGCGCTCCATCGCGACGAGCGCGTCGACGAGCACGGAGGGCACGCCGAGGTCGGCGAAGGTGGGCTGCTCAGCAGCGGTCATGTGATTCTTTCGGGTGTTCCGGCCGCAAGCGCGCGGGGGCGCGGGCGCATCGGGGCGCGGGCCGGGTGGTGGGCGAACTCGGCGGATGCCGGATCCGTTCGCCGCGGCAGGATGGCGGGTCGTCAGCCGGATGATCCGGCGAGCCCTGGTCTCGGGGAGACCGGTCGAGACACGACGATGCGCCCGAGACTCGGACGCAACTCCCGACCTTAGCACCCCGGAGCGGCGGCGAGCTGACCGCGCCGGCCGGAAGCGGCGGCGATCCGACCGCGCCGGAGGGGAGCGGCGGGGATCCGACGGCGGCGGATCAGCGGACCTGGGCCCGCCACTCGCGGGGCGTGCACCCGTACGCGCGCCGGAACGCGCGGGTAAAGGTGGTCGGATCGTCGAAGCCCGACGCGTAGCAGATCTGCTCGACCGTGCGGCGCTCGGCCGTGTCGGAGAGGAGGCGAGCCGCGATCTGCAGGCGCTGCGTGCGCAGGTACGACGCCGGCGACTGGCCGGACAGCTCGAACGCCTGGTACAGGCGGCGCCGGGAGACGAGGTGCCTGCGGGCCACCTGATCCATGTCGAGCCCCGCGTCGTGCGCGTGCGCGCTCAGGTGCTCCTGCACGGCATGCCGGAGCCCACCCGACGTGCGCGGCACGGCCGCGCCCTCCCCGAGTGAGGCGCGGATCATCGTGCGCGCCAGGTCGCGCGTGACGTGCGCCGCCTCGGGCGACGGACCGGGGGAGAGCGTCTCGATGAACGAGAACAGGTTGCCCGCGGCCACGGCCCGGCGCCCGCCCGGCACCGCGAGCCGCGCGAGCGCCGCCTCCAGCATGCGCGGGGG
The Microbacterium sp. JZ31 genome window above contains:
- a CDS encoding AraC family transcriptional regulator codes for the protein MEANVEVLEAESADDWEAVVSGFFVPLRCDGFEKTFRARMEHAIVDDRLSVSRVTECGLIAEHSGRLARRAETDDIHISLQLSSRGTVAQDGRAAAIVPGSVVLYATNRPYRLDYSWPDQRHLILQLSRASLDVPPRMLEAALARLAVPGGRRAVAAGNLFSFIETLSPGPSPEAAHVTRDLARTMIRASLGEGAAVPRTSGGLRHAVQEHLSAHAHDAGLDMDQVARRHLVSRRRLYQAFELSGQSPASYLRTQRLQIAARLLSDTAERRTVEQICYASGFDDPTTFTRAFRRAYGCTPREWRAQVR
- a CDS encoding ABC transporter permease → MTVTSDATTVVTTRTPAHAHPFWRRWLLTREATIIALLVLVVAVSFAIVPNFDSPLTLTYLLRDTAPILLIALPMTLIIVTEEIDLSVASILGLSSVLTGVLTAAGTPFPVAAIVAIVAGAVCGVINGFLVTVVGLPSLAVTIGTLALFRGIAVGLLGTTAITEFPEFWTDLAKALIPGTPIPVIMIPFALLALAFAILLHFTPLGRALYAIGLSKETAHFSGIDVARTKFTLFVLSGAVSGFAGVYFTLLYSNARGDNATGLELQVIAAVLLGGVSIFGGRGALHGVIAGVLLIGTLGSALRLAGVSGEVINIITGVLLILSVVSASVLAWARGRRFAAIGRRRLRRT
- a CDS encoding DEAD/DEAH box helicase translates to MTAAEQPTFADLGVPSVLVDALVAMERPTPFPIQRETLPSTLAGRDVLGRGKTGSGKTLAFAIPLVARLAAARLSGRAGSPVALVLAPTRELATQITRTVEPLAKAAGLSVTTVFGGVSQKPQEAAFARGVDIVVACPGRLEDLMGQGVVRLDRVAVTVLDEADHMADLGFLPGVTRILSKTPADGQRLFFSATLDNGVDKLVKRFLPNPENIAIDSAESPVADMTHHVFEAASPEAKTELVKTLASGTARRILFTRTKHQAKKLARQLTSGGIPAVDLHGNLSQNARDRNLADFASGAVKVLVATDVAARGVHVDGIDLVVHVDPPAEHKAYLHRSGRTARAGAAGDVVTLMLPSQRKDTEILLRRAAIQARPQSVTPASTQVVALVGEVAERVAPRPGGPGAGNAPAEGSTGGGQSQGANARRKRAARGGNGGSGGGEQRQAQGQRQGGGGQRRGQGGQGGQRSSQPRAAGATPMYSTSTGQAPQRPAHGGSSGAPAPQRRRGPRRASAPGTAR
- a CDS encoding ABC transporter permease: MNGVLGRILTARETGIVLALLIVIAVATAANRSFVFSGDGWRDLLLTPSLLLLVAVGQAVVIITRNVDLSVGSVVGLTAYLTGRLFIDLPGVSPILVFAAGLGLGALLGLVNGALVAFAKVPALVITLGTMYVYRGINIAWTGSDRINASDLPRGFRDLGTGGLIGIPYLTLIAVLVLVVAGWYLATRRSGRELYAIGSDPAAAHLYGLPVTRRILVAFVASGALSGFAGVLFAARYGTVASNAGYGWELQAIGAAVIGGVAIAGGVGTVWGAAIGAFLLLTINRALPIIGIDDFWQQAVVGALIIGAIVLDRVLAVRRHRRLVAQREEQR